In Nocardia asteroides, a single genomic region encodes these proteins:
- a CDS encoding MBL fold metallo-hydrolase, with product MRIAHFGHSCILVELHGTKVLFDPGTFAHGFEGITGLDAIAVTHQHPDHIDGDRIGALIDANPGARLLADPQTAELRPEPWEAVHAGQVLTVGGVTVTGGGGRHAVIHPELPVIDNTVFQLGTPAEPAQLVHPGDSLWVPPSPVGVLAIPAAAPWMRISEAVDYLRAVRPRSAVPIHYGVVAPEARGIYFGRLTEMGPEETEFSLIDHEQSKEFPG from the coding sequence ATGCGCATAGCTCACTTCGGACACTCCTGCATCCTCGTCGAGCTGCACGGCACGAAAGTGCTGTTCGACCCGGGCACCTTCGCGCACGGGTTCGAGGGCATCACCGGGCTCGACGCCATCGCCGTCACCCACCAGCACCCGGACCACATCGACGGTGACCGGATCGGCGCGCTGATCGACGCCAACCCCGGCGCCCGGCTGCTCGCCGACCCGCAGACCGCCGAGCTGCGGCCGGAGCCGTGGGAGGCGGTGCACGCCGGGCAGGTGCTCACCGTCGGCGGGGTCACCGTGACCGGCGGCGGCGGCAGGCACGCGGTGATCCACCCGGAGCTGCCGGTCATCGACAACACCGTCTTCCAGCTCGGCACCCCGGCGGAGCCCGCGCAGCTGGTGCACCCCGGCGATTCGCTCTGGGTGCCGCCGAGCCCGGTCGGCGTGCTCGCCATCCCGGCGGCGGCGCCGTGGATGCGGATCAGCGAGGCGGTGGATTATCTGCGGGCGGTTCGCCCGCGGAGCGCGGTGCCGATCCACTACGGAGTCGTCGCGCCGGAGGCGCGGGGGATCTACTTCGGACGGCTCACCGAAATGGGGCCGGAGGAGACGGAGTTCTCGCTCATCGATCACGAGCAAAGTAAAGAGTTCCCCGGCTGA
- a CDS encoding DUF2330 domain-containing protein — MPLAARPRPAGVLATLLLAVAALTGGAAVPAAACACGAVAGTGEIATVNNEVALVHWDGARQTILMQLALRSDGDRAALVVPTPAPATVSAGSAGTFDELERRTAPEIVTERDFFGSDDLDGLSSAAAPGAGPTVLNQVTLGPLEATTLSGGGLDGVRNWLRDNGYHMRSEVVDTLAPYLADGWSFVAIRLTGADGLDGALDPVRLTFDATAPVYPMRMSSAATLPQSVRLYVLGEHRVRRTDPDVPRQFTEVEFAGRLTETDDPLLRELTAGGADYLTELAVSITDPARITSDFTFADADSDAEHRERITRTEQVQVLGAPAGPVILGAALLAATLVVIAVLRVFRRAR; from the coding sequence ATGCCTCTCGCCGCACGCCCCCGTCCGGCCGGTGTGCTGGCAACCCTGCTCCTCGCGGTGGCCGCGCTGACCGGCGGCGCCGCCGTCCCCGCCGCGGCCTGTGCCTGCGGCGCCGTCGCCGGAACCGGCGAGATCGCCACGGTGAACAACGAAGTGGCGCTGGTGCACTGGGACGGCGCGCGGCAGACCATCCTCATGCAGCTCGCCCTGCGCTCCGACGGCGACCGCGCCGCGCTCGTCGTCCCGACCCCGGCCCCGGCCACGGTGAGCGCGGGCTCCGCGGGCACCTTCGACGAGCTCGAGCGGCGGACCGCGCCGGAGATCGTCACCGAGCGGGATTTCTTCGGCTCCGACGACCTCGACGGGCTCAGCTCGGCCGCCGCGCCCGGCGCGGGCCCGACCGTGCTGAACCAGGTCACGCTCGGCCCGCTGGAGGCGACGACGCTCTCCGGCGGCGGCCTCGACGGTGTGCGGAACTGGTTGCGCGACAACGGATATCACATGCGCTCCGAGGTGGTCGATACGCTCGCGCCGTACCTGGCGGACGGCTGGTCGTTCGTCGCCATCCGGCTCACCGGCGCGGACGGGCTGGACGGCGCGCTCGACCCGGTGCGGCTCACCTTCGACGCCACCGCCCCGGTCTACCCCATGCGCATGTCGTCGGCGGCGACGCTGCCGCAGTCGGTGCGGCTCTACGTGCTCGGCGAGCACCGGGTGCGCCGCACCGACCCGGACGTGCCGCGGCAGTTCACCGAGGTCGAGTTCGCCGGGCGGCTGACCGAGACCGACGACCCGCTGCTCCGCGAGCTCACCGCGGGAGGCGCCGACTACCTCACCGAACTCGCCGTCTCGATCACCGATCCCGCGCGGATCACCAGCGACTTCACCTTCGCCGATGCCGACTCCGACGCCGAGCACCGCGAGCGGATCACCCGCACCGAGCAGGTGCAGGTGCTCGGCGCCCCGGCCGGGCCGGTGATCCTCGGCGCCGCGCTGCTCGCCGCCACCCTGGTGGTGATCGCGGTGCTCCGGGTCTTCCGCAGGGCGCGCTGA
- the purS gene encoding phosphoribosylformylglycinamidine synthase subunit PurS gives MARVVVEVMPKAEILDPQGQAIVGALPRLGFAGVSDVRQGKRFELDVEDSVSDAELEQIAESLLANTVIEEWKVVRLS, from the coding sequence GTGGCACGAGTCGTGGTCGAGGTGATGCCGAAGGCCGAGATCCTGGATCCGCAGGGTCAGGCCATCGTCGGTGCGCTTCCCCGCCTGGGATTCGCCGGTGTGTCCGATGTGCGGCAGGGCAAGCGCTTCGAGCTCGATGTCGAGGACTCGGTGAGCGACGCCGAGCTCGAGCAGATCGCCGAATCGCTGCTCGCCAACACCGTCATCGAGGAGTGGAAGGTCGTCCGGCTGTCATGA
- a CDS encoding S9 family peptidase produces MSVESVPPPVAKTVPTERVQHGDVVIDEYEWLRDKDDPEVIAHLEAENAYTEANTAHLAELRTAIFDEIKGRTQETDLSVPTRLGQYWYYSRSFEGKQYGVHCRCPVDPAAAGLDAWTPPQLEAGTEIAGEQVLLDSNVLADGHDFFALGAFSVSNDGTLLAYSTDTVGDERYLLRFLDLRTGEQLGDEIPGTAPGATWSLDGSHVFYQTVDDSWRPDTVWRHRLGTAAAADVKVFHEPDERYWVSIGSTRSEKYLLIWVASKITSEGWMLESADPEGEFRVILPRRDGVEYGVEHAVIAGEDRFLVLHNDVVDGVKAENFVLAEAPVSDPAALTLLIGHRDDVRLEDVDAFAGHLVLGYRREALSRLAVWPLTPDGYGERRELEFDLPLFAVGLGANPEWEQPTLRIGLTSFTTPTQVFDYAPDTGELLLRKEQPVLGGYDPARYEQSRDWAVAEDGTRIPISLVWRRDAVQPGTAAPLLLYGYGSYEASIDPGFSVSRLSLLDRGMVFAVAHVRGGGEMGRLWYENGKTLRKKNTFTDFVAAARHLIDTGRTSADRLIADGGSAGGLLVGAVANLAPELFAGILANVPFVDPLTSILDPSLPLTVIEWDEWGNPLADPEVYAYMKSYSPYENVEAKNYPAILAITSLNDTRVLYVEPAKWVARLRAVATGNAPLLLKTEMSAGHGGVSGRYEKWKEVAFEYAWVLDTVGLGKVAPS; encoded by the coding sequence ATGTCTGTCGAGAGTGTGCCGCCCCCCGTCGCGAAGACCGTGCCGACCGAGCGCGTGCAGCACGGCGATGTCGTGATCGACGAGTACGAGTGGCTCCGCGACAAGGACGATCCCGAGGTGATCGCCCACCTGGAGGCGGAGAACGCCTACACCGAGGCGAACACCGCGCACCTGGCCGAGCTGCGCACCGCCATCTTCGACGAGATCAAGGGCCGCACCCAGGAGACCGACCTCTCGGTCCCGACCCGGCTCGGGCAGTACTGGTACTACTCGCGCAGCTTCGAGGGCAAACAGTACGGCGTGCACTGCCGCTGCCCGGTCGACCCGGCCGCGGCGGGGCTCGACGCCTGGACCCCGCCGCAGCTGGAGGCAGGCACCGAGATCGCGGGCGAGCAGGTGCTGCTGGACAGCAACGTGCTCGCCGACGGGCACGACTTCTTCGCGCTCGGCGCCTTCTCGGTGAGCAACGACGGCACCCTGCTCGCCTACTCCACCGACACCGTCGGCGACGAGCGCTACCTGCTGCGCTTCCTCGACCTGCGCACCGGCGAGCAGCTCGGCGACGAGATCCCGGGCACCGCCCCCGGCGCCACCTGGTCGCTGGACGGCTCGCACGTCTTCTACCAGACCGTCGACGACTCATGGCGCCCCGACACCGTCTGGCGGCACCGGCTCGGCACCGCCGCCGCAGCCGACGTCAAGGTCTTCCACGAGCCGGACGAGCGGTACTGGGTGAGCATCGGCAGCACCCGCTCGGAGAAGTACCTGCTGATCTGGGTCGCCTCCAAGATCACCAGCGAGGGCTGGATGCTGGAGTCGGCCGACCCGGAGGGCGAGTTCCGGGTGATCCTGCCGCGCCGCGATGGCGTGGAGTACGGCGTCGAGCACGCCGTGATCGCGGGCGAGGACCGGTTCCTGGTCCTGCACAACGACGTGGTCGACGGGGTGAAGGCGGAGAACTTCGTGCTCGCCGAGGCCCCGGTCAGCGACCCCGCCGCGCTCACCCTGCTCATCGGGCACCGCGACGACGTCCGGCTGGAGGACGTCGACGCCTTCGCCGGCCACCTGGTGCTCGGCTACCGCCGCGAGGCGCTGAGCAGGCTCGCGGTCTGGCCGCTCACCCCCGACGGCTACGGCGAGCGCCGCGAACTCGAGTTCGACCTGCCGCTCTTCGCCGTCGGGCTCGGCGCCAACCCGGAGTGGGAGCAGCCGACGCTGCGCATCGGGCTCACCTCCTTCACCACCCCGACCCAGGTCTTCGACTACGCCCCCGACACCGGCGAGCTGCTGCTGCGCAAGGAGCAGCCGGTGCTCGGCGGGTACGACCCCGCGCGCTACGAGCAGAGCCGGGACTGGGCGGTCGCCGAGGACGGAACCCGCATCCCGATCTCGCTGGTCTGGCGCAGGGACGCGGTGCAGCCGGGCACCGCGGCGCCGCTGCTGCTCTACGGCTACGGCTCCTACGAGGCCAGCATCGACCCCGGCTTCTCGGTCTCCCGGCTCTCGCTGCTCGACCGCGGCATGGTCTTCGCGGTCGCGCACGTGCGCGGCGGCGGCGAGATGGGCAGGCTCTGGTACGAGAACGGCAAGACGCTGCGCAAGAAGAACACCTTCACCGACTTCGTCGCCGCGGCCAGGCACCTCATCGACACCGGCCGCACCAGCGCGGACCGGCTGATCGCGGACGGCGGCAGCGCGGGCGGGCTGCTGGTCGGCGCGGTGGCGAACCTGGCCCCCGAGCTCTTCGCCGGCATCCTCGCCAACGTGCCCTTCGTGGACCCGCTGACCTCGATCCTGGACCCCTCGCTCCCGCTCACGGTGATCGAGTGGGACGAGTGGGGCAACCCGCTCGCCGACCCCGAGGTCTACGCGTACATGAAGTCCTACTCGCCGTACGAGAATGTCGAGGCCAAGAACTACCCGGCGATCCTCGCCATCACCAGCCTCAACGACACCCGGGTGCTCTACGTGGAGCCGGCCAAGTGGGTCGCGCGGCTGCGCGCGGTCGCGACCGGCAACGCCCCGCTGCTGCTGAAGACCGAGATGAGCGCGGGCCACGGCGGGGTCAGCGGGCGCTACGAGAAGTGGAAGGAAGTCGCCTTCGAGTACGCCTGGGTGCTGGACACCGTCGGGCTCGGCAAGGTGGCGCCGTCATAG
- a CDS encoding HIT family protein: protein MNPYTIFADIIAGRAPASVVYDDPDVLAFLDIRPVTPGHLLVVPKVVARSLAELDPALGGKLFQVGQRLAAALRSSEVGCDGVNFFLADGVTAGQEVFHVHLHVIPRTPGDGFGLRARATSPHRADLDYLAGSIRGALSRG from the coding sequence GTGAACCCGTACACGATCTTCGCCGACATCATCGCCGGGCGGGCCCCGGCCAGCGTGGTGTACGACGACCCCGATGTGCTCGCCTTCCTCGACATCCGCCCGGTCACCCCCGGCCACCTGCTGGTGGTGCCGAAGGTGGTGGCGCGCAGCCTCGCCGAGCTCGACCCGGCGCTCGGCGGGAAGCTGTTCCAGGTGGGGCAGCGGCTCGCGGCGGCGCTGCGGAGCAGCGAGGTCGGCTGCGACGGGGTCAACTTCTTCCTGGCCGACGGGGTGACCGCGGGCCAGGAGGTGTTCCACGTGCACCTGCACGTCATCCCGCGCACGCCGGGCGACGGGTTCGGGCTGCGGGCGCGGGCCACCAGCCCGCACCGCGCCGACCTGGACTACCTCGCCGGTTCCATCCGCGGCGCGCTCTCCCGCGGGTAG
- the purB gene encoding adenylosuccinate lyase — MTTAETAPAPENTAPGRVPNVLATRYAGPELVRLWSPENKIVLERRLWLEVLRAQSELGVDVPAEVVADYERVIDQVDLGSIAARERVTRHDVKARIEEFNALAGHEHVHKGMTSRDLTENVEQLQIRLSLEHVHTHGVAVAARLAERAAEYRALVMAGRSHNVAAQATTLGKRFASAADELLIALTRLRELIDRYPLRGIKGPMGTAQDMLDLLGGDPEKLARLERQVATHLGFATVLTSVGQVYPRSLDHDVLSALVQVGAGPSSFSHTVRLMAGHELVTEGFQPGQVGSSAMPHKMNTRSCERVNGLQVVLRGYASMAAELAGAQWNEGDVFCSVVRRVALPDAFFAIDGMMETFLTVLAEFGAYPAVVARELDRYLPFLATTRILMAAVRAGVGRETAHEVIKEHAVAVALAMREQGREPDLLDRLAADDRLPLDRAALDAALADKSAFVGAAEAQTGAVVSAVEELVARYPDAAGYTPAPIL; from the coding sequence GTGACCACTGCCGAGACCGCCCCCGCACCCGAGAACACCGCGCCCGGCCGGGTGCCCAACGTGCTCGCGACCCGCTACGCCGGGCCCGAGCTGGTGCGGCTGTGGTCGCCGGAGAACAAGATCGTGCTCGAGCGCAGGCTCTGGCTGGAGGTGCTGCGCGCGCAGTCCGAGCTCGGCGTGGACGTGCCCGCCGAGGTGGTCGCCGACTACGAGCGCGTCATCGATCAGGTCGACCTCGGCTCGATCGCCGCCCGTGAGCGGGTCACCAGGCACGACGTGAAGGCCAGGATCGAGGAGTTCAACGCCCTCGCCGGCCACGAGCACGTGCACAAGGGCATGACCAGCCGCGACCTCACCGAGAACGTGGAGCAGCTGCAGATCCGGCTCTCGCTGGAGCACGTGCACACGCACGGGGTCGCGGTCGCGGCCCGGCTGGCCGAGCGCGCCGCCGAGTACCGCGCCCTGGTCATGGCCGGGCGCTCGCACAATGTCGCCGCGCAGGCCACCACGCTCGGCAAGCGCTTCGCCTCGGCCGCGGACGAGCTGCTGATCGCGCTCACCCGGCTGCGCGAGCTCATCGACCGCTACCCGCTGCGCGGGATCAAGGGCCCGATGGGCACCGCGCAGGACATGCTCGACCTGCTCGGCGGCGACCCGGAGAAGCTGGCCCGGCTGGAGCGCCAGGTCGCCACGCACCTCGGCTTCGCCACCGTGCTCACCAGCGTCGGCCAGGTGTACCCGCGCTCGCTCGACCACGACGTGCTCTCCGCGCTGGTGCAGGTGGGCGCCGGGCCGTCGTCGTTCTCGCACACCGTGCGGCTGATGGCCGGGCACGAGCTGGTCACCGAGGGTTTCCAGCCCGGGCAGGTGGGCAGCTCGGCCATGCCGCACAAGATGAACACCCGCTCCTGCGAGCGGGTGAACGGCCTGCAGGTGGTGCTGCGCGGGTACGCCTCGATGGCTGCGGAGCTGGCGGGCGCGCAGTGGAACGAGGGCGACGTCTTCTGCTCGGTGGTGCGCCGGGTCGCGCTGCCGGACGCCTTCTTCGCCATCGACGGCATGATGGAGACCTTCCTGACCGTGCTCGCCGAGTTCGGCGCCTACCCGGCGGTGGTCGCGCGGGAACTCGACCGCTACCTGCCGTTCCTCGCCACCACCAGGATCCTGATGGCGGCGGTGCGCGCCGGGGTCGGGCGGGAGACGGCGCACGAGGTCATCAAGGAGCACGCGGTCGCGGTGGCGCTCGCGATGCGCGAGCAGGGCCGCGAGCCCGACCTGCTGGACCGGCTGGCCGCCGACGACCGGCTGCCGCTCGACCGCGCCGCGCTGGACGCCGCGCTCGCCGACAAATCGGCCTTCGTCGGCGCCGCCGAGGCGCAGACGGGGGCTGTGGTCTCGGCAGTCGAGGAGCTGGTGGCCCGCTACCCGGACGCGGCAGGCTACACCCCGGCGCCGATCCTCTGA
- a CDS encoding DUF2334 domain-containing protein, translating to MTAELIVSVSGIRDTTRDAAIEFAAAMDDRGVPLSLLVAPRLKGGYRLTDDPATLAWLRGRRAGGDAIVLHGYDQAATKRRRAEFGALPRHEARLRLMAADRVMERVGLRTRLFAAPRWDASAGAMEALPDVGFRLALGLTSIVDLERNSAQRTRVYGIGEGFRTEPWWCRALVLGAARTAKRGGVVRLAVSGAQLARSGPRQAMLDAIDLALYHGASGQLYRWEPFGAATRAA from the coding sequence ATGACTGCCGAGCTGATCGTCTCCGTGTCCGGCATCCGGGACACCACCCGGGACGCCGCGATCGAGTTCGCGGCCGCGATGGACGACCGGGGCGTCCCGCTGTCGCTGCTCGTCGCGCCGCGGCTGAAGGGCGGCTACCGGCTGACCGATGACCCGGCCACCCTGGCCTGGCTGCGCGGGCGGCGCGCCGGTGGCGACGCCATCGTGCTGCACGGCTACGACCAGGCGGCCACCAAGCGCAGGCGGGCTGAGTTCGGCGCGCTGCCCCGGCACGAGGCGCGGTTGCGGCTGATGGCGGCGGATCGGGTGATGGAGCGGGTGGGGCTGCGCACCCGGCTCTTCGCCGCCCCGCGCTGGGATGCGTCGGCGGGGGCGATGGAGGCGCTTCCCGATGTCGGTTTCCGGCTGGCGCTCGGGCTGACCTCGATCGTCGACCTGGAGCGCAACAGTGCGCAGCGCACCCGCGTGTACGGGATCGGCGAGGGTTTCCGCACCGAGCCGTGGTGGTGCCGGGCGCTGGTCCTCGGCGCGGCCAGGACCGCCAAGCGCGGTGGGGTGGTGCGGCTCGCGGTGTCCGGGGCGCAGCTGGCTCGTTCCGGCCCGCGGCAGGCGATGCTCGACGCCATCGACCTGGCGCTCTACCACGGTGCCTCCGGGCAGCTGTACCGGTGGGAGCCGTTCGGCGCCGCGACACGCGCAGCCTGA
- the purQ gene encoding phosphoribosylformylglycinamidine synthase subunit PurQ, with translation MSPRIGVITFPGTLDDVDAARAVRLSGAEAVNLWHADADLKRVDAVIVPGGFSYGDYLRAGAIARFAPVMGEVVRAAGQGLPVLGICNGFQVLCEAGLLPGALTRNDGLHFVCRDEWLTVESTGTAWTGRFEQGAQILIPLKSGEGRFQAAAEVLDRLEGEGRVVFRYSGDNPNGSQRGIAGISSANGRVVGLMPHPEHATEALTGPSDDGLGLFLSVLDSLVAA, from the coding sequence ATGAGCCCGCGCATCGGGGTGATCACCTTTCCCGGCACGCTCGACGACGTCGACGCGGCCCGCGCGGTCCGGCTCTCCGGCGCCGAGGCGGTGAACCTGTGGCACGCCGACGCCGATCTCAAGCGGGTCGACGCGGTGATCGTGCCCGGTGGCTTCTCCTACGGCGACTACCTGCGGGCAGGCGCCATCGCCCGGTTCGCCCCGGTGATGGGCGAGGTGGTGCGCGCCGCGGGCCAGGGGCTGCCGGTACTCGGCATCTGCAACGGCTTCCAGGTGCTGTGCGAGGCCGGGCTGCTGCCCGGCGCGCTCACCCGCAACGACGGGCTGCACTTCGTCTGCCGCGACGAGTGGCTGACCGTCGAGTCCACCGGCACCGCGTGGACCGGCCGGTTCGAGCAGGGCGCGCAGATTCTGATCCCGCTCAAGTCCGGCGAGGGCCGCTTCCAGGCCGCGGCCGAGGTGCTCGACCGGCTGGAGGGCGAGGGCCGGGTGGTCTTCCGCTACTCCGGCGACAACCCGAACGGCTCGCAGCGCGGCATCGCCGGGATCTCCTCGGCGAACGGCCGGGTGGTCGGGCTGATGCCGCACCCGGAGCACGCCACCGAGGCGCTCACCGGCCCCAGCGACGACGGGCTCGGGCTCTTCCTCTCGGTCCTCGATTCGCTCGTGGCGGCCTGA
- a CDS encoding M18 family aminopeptidase, which yields MPVVSTTATATGLCAFIDASPSPFHVCHTVSRELEGRGFRALREAEPWQAGEPGRYYVIRGGSLVAWSTEGIAPGAGFRVVGAHTDSPNLRVKQHPDLLSAGWQLVGLEPYGGAWLNSWLDRDLGISGRLTLRDPDGGGVREQLVRIDEPILRVPQLAIHLSEERRGVTLDPQRHVNGVWGVGTEPASFIRYVAEQAGVVAADVLGWELMTHDLAPSTLVGRDRDLVSAPRLDNQATCYAGLAAFLAALAEPGAALPVLALFDHEEVGSQSERGAQSDLLPAVLERIVLGAGGGRAEYLAALAGSLVASGDMAHATHPNYPDRHEPAHRIAVNGGPVLKVNQNLRYATDAVGTGAFALACAEAGVPLQRYVHRADLPCGSTIGPITAARTGIGTVDVGAPQLAMHSAREFMGAADVPAYAAALAAFLTPAA from the coding sequence ATGCCCGTCGTCAGCACCACCGCCACCGCCACCGGCCTGTGCGCCTTCATCGACGCCTCGCCCTCCCCGTTCCACGTCTGCCACACCGTGAGCCGGGAACTGGAGGGACGCGGCTTCCGCGCGCTGCGCGAGGCGGAGCCGTGGCAGGCGGGCGAGCCGGGCCGGTACTACGTGATCCGAGGTGGATCGCTGGTGGCCTGGAGCACCGAGGGAATCGCGCCCGGTGCCGGGTTCCGGGTGGTCGGCGCGCACACCGACAGCCCCAACCTGCGCGTCAAGCAGCACCCCGACCTGCTCTCGGCGGGCTGGCAGCTGGTCGGGCTGGAGCCCTACGGCGGCGCCTGGCTGAACTCCTGGCTCGACCGCGACCTCGGCATCTCCGGCAGGCTCACGCTGCGCGATCCCGACGGCGGCGGGGTGCGCGAGCAGCTGGTGCGGATCGACGAGCCCATCCTGCGGGTGCCGCAGCTCGCCATCCACCTCTCCGAGGAGCGGCGCGGGGTCACGCTCGACCCGCAGCGGCACGTCAACGGGGTCTGGGGCGTCGGCACCGAGCCCGCCTCGTTCATCCGGTACGTGGCCGAGCAGGCCGGGGTGGTCGCGGCCGACGTGCTCGGCTGGGAGCTGATGACCCACGACCTCGCGCCGAGCACCCTGGTCGGCCGCGACCGCGACCTGGTGAGCGCGCCCCGGCTGGACAACCAGGCCACCTGCTACGCCGGGCTGGCCGCCTTCCTGGCCGCGCTGGCCGAGCCGGGCGCGGCGCTGCCGGTGCTCGCGCTCTTCGACCACGAGGAGGTCGGCAGCCAGTCCGAGCGCGGCGCGCAATCCGACCTGCTGCCCGCGGTGCTGGAGCGGATCGTGCTCGGCGCGGGCGGCGGGCGCGCGGAGTACCTGGCGGCACTGGCCGGCTCGCTGGTCGCCTCCGGCGACATGGCGCACGCCACGCACCCCAACTACCCGGACCGGCACGAGCCCGCGCACCGGATCGCGGTGAACGGCGGCCCGGTGCTCAAGGTCAACCAGAACCTGCGCTACGCCACCGACGCCGTCGGCACCGGCGCCTTCGCGCTGGCCTGCGCCGAGGCGGGGGTACCGCTGCAGCGCTACGTGCACCGCGCCGACCTGCCCTGCGGCTCCACCATCGGCCCGATCACCGCGGCCCGCACCGGCATCGGCACGGTCGACGTCGGCGCGCCGCAGCTGGCCATGCACTCGGCGCGCGAGTTCATGGGCGCGGCCGACGTGCCTGCCTACGCGGCCGCGCTCGCGGCCTTCCTCACCCCGGCCGCCTGA
- a CDS encoding glycosyltransferase 87 family protein encodes MNERSGVADSARRQRRLLLLAIGLFALSATVSLLLHWWDHYIDLQVYRNGPRVWLDGGELYGPMPPIGDIALPFTYPPLAALLFAPLALVPLGVAEIVVLVTSIASLAITLWLVLIRLRPELNRVAVLTAVIAAVALAQMLEPVRQTFGFGQINLVLMAAVALDCLAPRTFWPRGMLIGIAVSVKLIPAGYLLFFLLRRDWKAAGTLVVSAAAAVGVGFLFFPTDSVQYWSETLANTDRIGPPYFAGNQSLKGLAFRLGVSDGAATALWLGLGAIAVALAALWMHRLLAADRPVSALLVNAAALLLVSPVSWSHHWVWAAPALLLLGVAIAEGNRSRPLLIGTGALALLFLIGPQWLLPHAKDRELEWAWWQQVIGSSYVWVTFLVLVAGVAVGQAAGVRKAASAAA; translated from the coding sequence GTGAACGAACGATCGGGGGTTGCCGATTCGGCACGGCGGCAGCGACGGTTGCTGCTCCTCGCGATCGGCCTGTTCGCGCTGTCGGCGACCGTCTCGCTGCTGCTGCACTGGTGGGACCACTACATCGACCTGCAGGTCTACCGCAACGGCCCGCGGGTCTGGCTGGACGGCGGCGAGCTGTACGGCCCGATGCCGCCGATCGGCGACATCGCGCTGCCCTTCACCTATCCCCCGCTGGCCGCGCTGCTCTTCGCCCCGCTGGCGCTGGTCCCGCTCGGCGTCGCCGAGATCGTGGTGCTGGTCACCTCGATCGCCAGCCTCGCGATCACGCTGTGGCTGGTGCTGATCCGGCTGCGGCCCGAGCTGAACCGGGTGGCCGTGCTGACCGCAGTGATCGCCGCGGTGGCGCTGGCCCAGATGCTGGAGCCGGTGCGCCAGACCTTCGGCTTCGGCCAGATCAACCTGGTGCTGATGGCCGCGGTGGCGCTCGACTGCCTGGCGCCGAGAACCTTCTGGCCGCGCGGCATGCTGATCGGCATCGCGGTCTCGGTGAAGCTCATCCCGGCCGGCTACCTGCTCTTCTTCCTGCTCCGCCGGGACTGGAAGGCGGCGGGCACGCTCGTGGTCTCGGCGGCCGCCGCGGTCGGCGTCGGTTTCCTGTTCTTCCCGACGGATTCGGTGCAGTACTGGTCGGAGACGCTGGCCAACACCGACCGGATCGGCCCGCCCTACTTCGCGGGCAACCAGTCGCTGAAGGGGCTCGCCTTCCGGCTCGGCGTCTCCGACGGCGCCGCCACCGCGCTCTGGCTCGGGCTCGGGGCGATCGCGGTCGCGCTGGCCGCGCTCTGGATGCACCGGCTGCTCGCCGCCGACCGCCCGGTCTCTGCGCTGCTGGTGAACGCCGCCGCGCTGCTGCTGGTCTCGCCGGTCTCCTGGTCGCACCACTGGGTCTGGGCCGCCCCCGCGCTGCTGCTGCTCGGCGTCGCCATCGCCGAGGGCAACCGCTCCCGCCCGCTGCTCATCGGCACCGGCGCGCTCGCGCTGCTCTTCCTGATCGGCCCGCAGTGGCTGCTGCCGCACGCGAAGGACCGGGAGCTGGAGTGGGCCTGGTGGCAGCAGGTCATCGGCAGCAGCTACGTCTGGGTGACCTTCCTGGTGCTGGTCGCCGGGGTCGCCGTCGGTCAGGCGGCCGGGGTGAGGAAGGCCGCGAGCGCGGCCGCGTAG
- a CDS encoding MarR family winged helix-turn-helix transcriptional regulator, whose protein sequence is MVGGNSTLHGALRSAERSWVRHLDDALYARQLSPDQWSMLSNLSVDGRTTMSELAAKSQLPPSSATRHADALAERGLIFRVAAEDDRRRILIGLSKLGAELVAAVRAEEYRAEQQLRSRIGARRYAELLRLLDLVAQTVG, encoded by the coding sequence ATGGTGGGCGGTAATTCCACGCTGCATGGCGCGTTGCGTTCCGCGGAGCGGAGTTGGGTGCGTCACCTCGACGACGCTTTGTACGCGCGCCAGCTTTCCCCGGATCAGTGGTCGATGTTGTCGAATCTCTCCGTCGACGGCCGGACCACGATGAGCGAATTGGCGGCGAAGTCGCAGTTGCCGCCATCTTCGGCGACTCGGCACGCCGATGCGCTGGCCGAACGCGGGCTGATCTTCCGTGTGGCGGCCGAGGACGACCGGCGGCGCATCCTGATCGGGCTCAGCAAGCTGGGCGCCGAGCTGGTCGCGGCGGTGCGCGCCGAGGAGTATCGGGCCGAGCAGCAACTCCGTTCCCGGATCGGGGCGCGGCGATATGCGGAACTGCTCCGATTGCTGGATCTGGTGGCGCAGACCGTCGGTTGA